The following coding sequences lie in one Cucurbita pepo subsp. pepo cultivar mu-cu-16 chromosome LG13, ASM280686v2, whole genome shotgun sequence genomic window:
- the LOC111808387 gene encoding stromal 70 kDa heat shock-related protein, chloroplastic produces MAASAAQIHGLGAPSFAAASVRKHNHVSSRTVFFGQKLGNSSGFPTAAFLNLRSNISRRNSTVRPLRVVSEKVVGIDLGTTNSAVAAMEGGKPTIVTNAEGQRTTPSVVAYTKNGDRLVGQIAKRQAVVNPENTFFSVKRFIGRKMSEVDEESKQVSYRVVRDENGNVKLECPAIGKQFAAEEISAQVLRKLVDDASKFLNDKVTKAVVTVPAYFNDSQRTATKDAGRIAGLEVLRIINEPTAASLAYGFEKKSNETILVFDLGGGTFDVSVLEVGDGVFEVLSTSGDTHLGGDDFDKRIVDWLAVNFKRDEGIDLLKDKQALQRLTETAEKAKMELSSLTQANISLPFITATADGPKHIETTITRAKFEELCSDLLDRLKTPVENSLRDAKLSFKDIDEVILVGGSTRIPAVQELVKKMTGKEPNVTVNPDEVVALGAAVQAGVLSGDVSDIVLLDVSPLSLGLETLGGVMTKIIPRNTTLPTSKSEVFSTAADGQTSVEINVLQGEREFVRDNKSLGSFRLDGIPPAPRGVPQIEVKFDIDANGILSVTAIDKGTGKKQDITITGASTLPSDEVERMVSEADKFAKEDKEKRDAIDTKNQADSVVYQTEKQLKELGDKVPGPVKEKVESKLGELKEAISGGSTQAIKDAMAALNQEVMQLGQSLYNQPGAAPGPGAGSEAGPSEPSSNKGPEGDVIDADFTDSK; encoded by the exons ATGGCTGCTTCCGCCGCCCAGATCCATGGCCTCGGAGCTCCGTCCTTTGCTGCGGCCTCCGTGCGAAAACATAACCATGTCTCTTCACGGACTGTGTTCTTCGGTCAGAAACTCGGAAATTCATCTGGATTTCCGACCGCCGCATTCTTGAACTTGAGGAGCAATATTAGCCGTAGGAATTCGACTGTCCGGCCATTGAGGGTTGTTAGTGAGAAAGTTGTGGGAATTGACCTTGGAACCACTAACTCCGCAGTTGCAGCCATGGAAGGTGGGAAGCCCACTATTGTAACCAACGCCGAAGGGCAGAGAACGACGCCGTCGGTGGTGGCTTACACTAAAAACGGAGACAGGCTTGTTGGTCAAATTGCGAAGCGACAGGCAGTTGTGAACCCTGAGAATACATTCTTTTCGGTGAAGAGGTTTATTGGTAGGAAGATGTCGGAGGTGGATGAGGAGTCCAAGCAGGTCTCCTACAGAGTAGTGCGCGACGAGAATGGAAATGTGAAGTTGGAATGCCCAGCGATTGGAAAACAATTTGCCGCTGAAGAAATTTCCGCTCAG GTCTTAAGGAAGCTAGTGGACGATGCTTCGAAGTTTTTGAATGATAAAGTAACCAAAGCTGTGGTGACAGTGCCTGCCTACTTCAACGATTCTCAAAGAACTGCCACAAAGGATGCTGGTCGTATTGCCGGTCTTGAAGTCTTGCGTATTATCAATGAACCCACTGCCGCTTCATTAGCTTATGGATTTGAAAAGAAGAGCAATGAAACTATTTTGGTCTTTGACCTTGGTGGGGGTACTTTTGATGTTTCAG TGCTCGAGGTTGGTGATGGAGTGTTTGAAGTGCTTTCTACATCGGGTGATACGCATTTGGGTGGTGATGACTTCGACAAG AGAATTGTTGATTGGCTAGCTGTAAATTTCAAAAGGGATGAAGGCATAGATTTGCTTAAAGACAAACAGGCTCTTCAGCGGCTAACTGAGACAGCTGAGAAAGCGAAAATGGAGCTATCATCTTTGACCCAGGCGAACATTAG TTTGCCTTTCATCACTGCCACGGCAGATGGCCCGAAGCACATTGAGACCACAATTACCAGGGCCAAGTTTGAGGAATTGTGCTCAGATCTTCTTGATAG GCTTAAGACTCCAGTTGAAAACTCCTTGAGGGATGCAAAGCTCTCCTTTAAGGATATTGACGAGGTGATCCTTGTGGGTGGATCAACACGTATTCCTGCTGTTCAGGAACTTGTCAAGAAGATGACTGGGAAGGAACCTAATGTCACCGTCAATCCTGATGAAGTTGTTGCTTTAGGTGCTGCTGTTCAG GCTGGTGTTTTGTCTGGAGACGTTAGTGACATTGTGCTATTGGATGTGAGTCCGCTATCTTTGGGTCTTGAGACTCTTGGGGGTGTAATGACGAAAATTATCCCAAGAAACACTACACTTCCTACCTCCAAGTCAGAAGTATTCTCCACAGCCGCTGATGGACAGACCAGCGTTGAGATTAATGTTCTTCAGGGGGAAAGAGAGTTTGTGAGGGACAACAAATCACTTGGTAGCTTCCGACTAGACGGTATCCCCCCTGCGCCACGTGGGGTTCCTCAAATTGAAGTCAAATTTGACATTGATGCCAATGGAATCCTCTCGGTCACTGCAATTGACAAAGGCACAGGCAAGAAGCAGGATATCACCATTACTGGTGCTAGCACATTGCCAAGTGATGAG GTGGAGCGGATGGTTAGCGAAGCGGACAAGTTTGCAAAGGAGGACAAGGAGAAGAGAGATGCTATAGACACAAAGAACCAGGCTGATTCTGTTGTGTACCAGACGGAAAAGCAACTGAAGGAACTTGGAGACAAGGTGCCTGGGCCAGTGAAGGAGAAGGTGGAATCAAAACTTGGGGAATTGAAGGAAGCAATTTCAGGTGGCTCAACCCAAGCCATTAAGGATGCTATGGCTGCTCTAAATCAAGAGGTGATGCAGCTGGGACAATCCTTGTACAATCAGCCAGGCGCTGCTCCTGGACCGGGTGCAGGAAGCGAAGCAGGGCCATCGGAACCATCATCGAACAAAGGACCCGAAGGAGACGTCATTGATGCTGATTTTACCGACAGCAAATGA
- the LOC111808388 gene encoding uncharacterized protein LOC111808388 gives MRPSSSSSSSPSSQIHAANKKLKQQQQQHQGPRGPFRVLNGISFSPACNTASVGSDASSTSTDAPRGCLRFFLSHSSSSSKTQTPANKLKSSSKNPKSTSHVRPLKPLRSKPLKENAPKRALTHNSRAPAEPSSTKLEPLKKNSPSLYRWPSGKKPCSLGTHKPKILASDGEELERHGAHSVVRMVDDPNKCEPSDFNFTPLREIENGSGLDPTADKVVALEASNKDHTKTPPVQASVSPELQCGSALMPTLTPVCYGAGYVVSGISDKRKCRPKGVLIVGDNTPSISNVKPIQNFEEEDGSNKRETSNSVVLKVPSPIEASMNWLLSPCNEEDEDHQDKSENASSHFEGFLEPLSFEDISPSCAPNCLDVILTEGRGQPRYEVNGENSPFSIDSLSSDNVIRTPQSDSSSAPKHFLPWLTADSCDKHDQDSASDSHKAMTSITDLSFQFDCLATISNSMDLNQFQKLLEDQAFRNSNSSCENLSKSQMRVSWREGLMSRIYEMDEFDSCRCLSDDEEENADTCSISLSDILKKTPLKHNDCEADPIICNSSCSSRLLVNEEAEEYEKSNEVACCCAESISTDGGGLMASGDSDWHLCYRNGLFDC, from the coding sequence ATGAGaccttcctcttcctcttcttcttcgcctTCGTCTCAAATCCACGCCGCTAACAAGAAGCtcaagcagcagcagcagcagcaccaGGGTCCTCGGGGCCCCTTCCGTGTTCTTAATGGCATTTCCTTTTCCCCCGCCTGCAACACCGCCAGCGTCGGCAGTGACGCTTCCTCCACCTCCACCGATGCTCCCAGAGGCTGTCTCaggttctttctctctcattcctcttcatcttctaAGACACAGACCCCTGCTAATAAGCTTAAATCATCTtccaaaaaccctaaatctaCTTCTCATGTTCGCCCCCTCAAGCCCCTTAGATCTAAGCCGCTTAAGGAGAATGCTCCCAAACGCGCTCTTACACACAATTCTAGGGCGCCCGCAGAACCTTCCTCCACAAAGTTGGAGCCATTGAAGAAAAACTCCCCCTCCCTGTATAGATGGCCGTCCGGGAAGAAGCCCTGTTCATTAGGTACCCACAAACCTAAAATCTTGGCATCTGATGGTGAGGAGTTGGAGAGACATGGGGCACATAGTGTAGTGAGGATGGTTGATGATCCCAACAAATGTGAACCGTCCGATTTCAACTTCACTCCCCTGCGTGAAATCGAAAACGGCTCTGGTTTGGATCCAACAGCTGACAAGGTTGTAGCCCTAGAGGCTTCAAACAAAGATCATACTAAAACGCCTCCTGTTCAAGCCTCTGTGTCACCTGAATTACAATGTGGTTCAGCACTTATGCCTACACTTACTCCTGTCTGCTATGGTGCTGGGTATGTCGTTTCTGGGATCTCTGACAAGAGAAAGTGTAGACCCAAAGGAGTTCTTATTGTGGGAGACAATACTCCATCCATTTCTAATGTCAAGCCCATTCAGAAttttgaggaagaagatggaagCAACAAAAGGGAGACTTCCAATTCTGTTGTTTTAAAGGTCCCTTCACCCATTGAAGCTTCTATGAATTGGCTTCTATCCCCCTGCAACGAGGAGGATGAGGATCACCAAGACAAGTCTGAAAACGCTTCATCTCACTTTGAAGGTTTCTTGGAGCCATTATCCTTTGAGGACATCTCTCCCTCATGCGCTCCTAATTGCTTGGATGTGATATTAACGGAGGGAAGAGGACAACCGAGGTATGAAGTCAATGGGGAGAATTCTCCATTCTCAATTGACTCATTAAGCAGTGACAATGTCATCCGAACACCACAATCAGACTCAAGTTCAGCTCCAAAACATTTCCTTCCATGGTTAACTGCTGACAGTTGTGATAAACATGATCAGGATTCAGCGTCTGACAGCCATAAAGCAATGACAAGTATAACAGATTTAAGTTTCCAGTTTGATTGTCTGGCCACAATATCCAATTCCATGGATCTTAACCaatttcaaaagcttcttGAAGATCAAGCTTTTAGGAACAGCAATTCTTCGTGTGAGAATTTGTCAAAATCCCAAATGAGAGTATCATGGAGGGAAGGGTTAATGAGCCGGATCTACGAGATGGACGAATTTGATAGTTGTCGATGCTTATCAGACGACGAAGAAGAGAATGCTGACACTTGCAGCATTAGCTTGTCAGATATCCTTAAGAAGACTCCTCTGAAACATAATGATTGTGAGGCTGATCCTATAATTTGCAacagttcttgttcttctcgaTTATTAGTGAATGAAGAAGCCGAAGAATATGAGAAAAGTAATGAAGTAGCATGTTGTTGTGCGGAATCCATTAGCACGGATGGAGGTGGGTTGATGGCATCAGGGGACTCAGATTGGCATTTATGCTACAGAAATGGATTGTTTGATTGCTAA